The archaeon CG10_big_fil_rev_8_21_14_0_10_43_11 DNA segment GCTTGGGCTCTTATTCTCGTTTGGCGTGAACAAAGAAACGTGGAACGAGCTTATTCTCTACTATCTTGGGGCAACCTTCGTGCTTGGCGTCTCATTTGTGCTCCACGAGCTTGGCCATAAATTTGTCGCTCAATCATATGGTGCGCACGCAAATTACACGCTTTGGTGGTCTGGACTTCTTATTTCCCTGCTCGTTGGTGTAGCAAGCGGCGGCCGGCTCATATTTTTTGCACCAGGATTTGTTCTTATCTCATCTTCACTTGCATCGCGCTTTGGTTTTGGTCAAACCTTTCTTCGCGAAGAAGAAGTTGGAAAAATATCTGTTGCAGGACCCCTTACTAACATCATCCTGCTTTTCTTGTTCAAACTGTTTTCACCCGTCCTTCCCTTTGAACTATGGACGCAAATGGTTATTCTTAATGCGTGGCTCGCGCTCTTCAACCTCATACCCGTGCCTCCGCTTGACGGTTCGAAAGTATTTGTGTGGCGACGTGACATCTGGTTTGCGCT contains these protein-coding regions:
- a CDS encoding site-2 protease family protein — protein: MREFKLSKLTFTITELRDIAISVFVLGLLFSFGVNKETWNELILYYLGATFVLGVSFVLHELGHKFVAQSYGAHANYTLWWSGLLISLLVGVASGGRLIFFAPGFVLISSSLASRFGFGQTFLREEEVGKISVAGPLTNIILLFLFKLFSPVLPFELWTQMVILNAWLALFNLIPVPPLDGSKVFVWRRDIWFALATISLVSLFFAIPVSLVVFISFTIAILVAGAIFLSHYGIL